The proteins below come from a single Deltaproteobacteria bacterium genomic window:
- a CDS encoding transcriptional regulator: MNSDALILALAERLGLIVAGAFLLLTITPIHKLRLRQGPPWRARLLQILFFGAAGILGTYGGNLVSQSVANLRAMAVITGGLFGGPVVGIASGVIAGGHRILIDIGGFSSIPCGLATMLEGTVAGLVTLYLKERSVDWRWAASLALIGESLHMAMVLTLSHSYPEAVALVRIIAPPMILLNTLGAATFIQVINVVFRYRARQDSVQAQEILDIANTTVGHLRSGLTQESAMATARIIHARVAVSAVAITDKTTVLTHIGLGDDHHLAGRPIVTNATRAVLETGQPSFIQHREGIGCDHPGCPFTSAIIVPLHQAGNVVGALKFYGTASKGLDLLLFELAKGLGNLFSTQLELENIQISERMLAHAEIRRLQAQINPHFLFNSLNTITSFCRTSPDKARSLLQDLSRYLRTNLDASKGFVPLAEELEQIRCYLAIEQARFGDRIRFTFDVEDGCETWPIPPLIIQPLVENSVRHGILGQENGGEIRLRVHADGSRLYVEVRDSGVGMDQDQVDRLFEKGRLDSRSGGIGTRNCFQRLERIFGPASLPTVASAPGQGTRIDFSLPMPTRI, encoded by the coding sequence ATGAATTCCGACGCCCTCATCCTGGCCCTGGCCGAACGCCTGGGCCTGATCGTGGCCGGAGCCTTCCTGCTCCTGACCATCACGCCCATCCATAAACTGCGTCTGCGGCAGGGGCCGCCCTGGCGGGCCAGACTGCTCCAAATCCTCTTTTTCGGCGCGGCCGGCATTCTGGGCACCTATGGCGGCAATCTGGTGTCCCAGTCCGTGGCCAATCTCCGGGCCATGGCCGTCATCACCGGCGGCCTGTTCGGGGGGCCGGTGGTCGGCATCGCCTCGGGCGTCATCGCCGGCGGACACCGCATCCTGATCGACATCGGCGGCTTCAGCTCCATCCCCTGCGGGCTGGCGACCATGCTCGAAGGCACGGTGGCCGGACTCGTGACGCTCTATCTCAAGGAACGCAGCGTGGACTGGCGCTGGGCCGCCAGTCTGGCCCTGATCGGGGAGTCCCTGCACATGGCCATGGTTCTGACCCTGTCCCATTCCTATCCCGAGGCCGTGGCGCTGGTGCGCATCATCGCCCCGCCCATGATTCTTCTGAACACCCTGGGCGCGGCCACGTTTATCCAGGTCATCAACGTCGTCTTCCGGTACCGGGCCCGGCAGGATTCGGTCCAGGCCCAGGAAATCCTGGATATCGCCAACACCACGGTCGGGCACCTGCGCTCCGGCCTGACACAGGAAAGCGCCATGGCCACGGCCCGGATCATCCACGCCCGGGTCGCGGTCAGCGCCGTGGCCATCACCGATAAAACCACGGTCCTGACCCACATCGGCCTGGGCGACGACCACCATCTGGCGGGCCGGCCCATTGTCACCAATGCCACGCGCGCCGTTCTGGAAACCGGACAGCCGTCCTTTATCCAGCATCGCGAAGGCATCGGCTGCGATCATCCGGGCTGCCCCTTCACCTCGGCCATCATCGTGCCCCTGCACCAGGCCGGCAACGTGGTCGGCGCCCTCAAATTCTACGGAACGGCCTCCAAGGGACTGGATTTGCTCCTGTTCGAACTGGCCAAGGGCTTGGGCAATCTCTTTTCCACCCAGCTCGAACTGGAAAACATCCAGATCAGCGAACGCATGCTGGCCCACGCCGAAATCCGCCGTCTCCAGGCCCAGATCAACCCGCACTTTTTGTTCAACTCCCTGAACACCATCACCTCGTTCTGCCGGACCAGCCCGGACAAGGCCAGAAGCCTGCTCCAGGACCTGTCGCGCTACCTGCGCACGAACCTGGACGCGAGCAAGGGGTTCGTGCCCCTGGCCGAGGAGCTGGAGCAAATCCGCTGCTACCTGGCCATCGAGCAGGCCCGCTTCGGCGACCGCATCCGCTTCACCTTCGACGTGGAAGATGGCTGCGAGACCTGGCCCATTCCGCCGCTGATCATCCAGCCCCTGGTCGAAAACAGTGTCCGCCACGGCATCCTGGGCCAGGAAAACGGCGGCGAAATCCGGCTCCGCGTCCACGCCGACGGGTCACGCCTTTACGTGGAAGTCCGGGACAGCGGCGTGGGCATGGACCAGGACCAGGTGGACCGCCTGTTCGAAAAAGGGCGTCTGGACTCGCGTTCCGGCGGCATCGGCACCCGCAACTGCTTTCAGCGTTTGGAGCGCATCTTTGGCCCGGCCTCCCTGCCGACCGTGGCCAGCGCGCCGGGCCAGGGCACGCGCATCGACTTTTCGCTGCCCATGCCAACCCGGATCTGA
- a CDS encoding response regulator, whose amino-acid sequence MTIPRPIRCLLVDDEPPALDELSYLLSAFPDASVVGTAISAAQALEEIARLTPDVVFQDIQMPGGTGLSVLEKAMAVPEPPLFVLATAYDQYAIRAFEDNAVDYLLKPVSHERLSKCLDRLRGLLSRMHPEAVAQPDLEGLLRSMGLTPALIRISVENGSRVLLLPHTEVVFIRTEGRRTLVHTRDTHYPHHGPGTLDRLADKLAQLSFFRANRGELVNLAQVRDFTPWFNGKYVLTMRDAAATEITVSKARVRAFRDQLGLA is encoded by the coding sequence ATGACCATCCCCCGCCCCATCCGTTGCCTGTTGGTGGACGACGAGCCGCCGGCCCTGGACGAGCTGTCCTACCTTTTGTCCGCGTTCCCGGATGCGAGCGTGGTCGGCACGGCCATATCCGCGGCCCAGGCATTGGAAGAAATCGCCCGGCTGACGCCGGACGTTGTCTTCCAGGACATCCAGATGCCCGGCGGCACGGGATTGTCCGTGCTGGAAAAAGCCATGGCCGTCCCGGAGCCGCCGCTGTTCGTCCTTGCCACGGCCTACGACCAGTACGCCATCCGGGCTTTCGAGGACAATGCCGTGGACTACCTGCTCAAGCCCGTGTCCCACGAGCGGCTGTCCAAATGCCTGGACCGGCTGCGCGGTCTTCTTTCCCGGATGCATCCCGAGGCCGTGGCCCAACCGGATCTGGAAGGCTTGCTGCGGAGCATGGGCCTGACCCCGGCCCTGATCCGTATTTCCGTGGAAAACGGCAGCCGCGTTTTGCTCTTGCCCCACACCGAGGTTGTCTTTATCCGCACCGAAGGCCGCCGCACCCTGGTCCACACCAGGGACACGCACTACCCGCATCACGGCCCCGGCACCCTGGACCGGCTGGCGGACAAACTGGCCCAGCTGTCCTTTTTCCGGGCCAACCGGGGCGAACTGGTCAATCTGGCCCAGGTCCGGGATTTTACGCCCTGGTTCAACGGCAAGTATGTCCTGACCATGCGCGACGCGGCCGCCACGGAAATCACCGTCAGCAAGGCCAGGGTCCGCGCCTTCCGCGACCAGCTCGGGCTGGCCTGA
- a CDS encoding DUF1294 domain-containing protein — translation MRYQGTITTWKDDQGFGFIAPNDGDRLVFVHISSFLNRKKRPGVGETVSFELGSDERGRPRAEGVAFVGDQSPKTVFSSGRAGAFVVAFVFFGALAALVLVGKLPLMVLGLYVGASLAAFVAYARDKSAAENNQWRTPEKTLHLIALAGGWPGALVAQRVLRHKSRKQSFQIVFWITVILNCGGLAYVLTPGGAVLVSDLLGLFRVVTGS, via the coding sequence ATGCGGTATCAAGGCACGATCACGACATGGAAGGATGACCAGGGGTTTGGTTTTATCGCGCCCAATGACGGCGATCGTTTGGTATTTGTGCACATTTCATCGTTTTTAAATAGGAAGAAACGTCCTGGCGTGGGAGAAACCGTGTCCTTTGAATTGGGCTCGGATGAGCGGGGCCGTCCCCGGGCCGAGGGAGTCGCTTTCGTTGGCGATCAATCTCCAAAAACGGTTTTTTCGTCGGGACGGGCGGGAGCGTTTGTGGTCGCGTTCGTGTTTTTCGGGGCTTTGGCCGCTTTGGTGCTTGTCGGGAAACTGCCGCTGATGGTGCTCGGACTGTATGTCGGGGCGAGTCTGGCGGCCTTCGTGGCCTATGCGCGGGACAAGTCCGCGGCGGAAAACAACCAGTGGCGGACCCCGGAAAAAACCTTGCATCTGATCGCGCTTGCGGGGGGCTGGCCCGGCGCCTTGGTCGCGCAGCGGGTGTTGCGTCATAAATCAAGGAAACAGTCGTTCCAGATTGTTTTTTGGATCACGGTGATTCTGAACTGTGGCGGCCTTGCTTATGTGCTCACGCCCGGGGGTGCTGTCCTGGTCTCGGATCTTTTGGGACTGTTCCGTGTTGTCACGGGCTCATAA